A segment of the Yersinia rochesterensis genome:
GAAGACTTTCTTTTAGTTTTGAAAGGCTATCGTAACTTCATCATTTCTCAATAGCGGAGCGGCTGGCAGACCAGCACAGCAAAGAACCAGCGACCACCATCGCAACACCGGGCCAGAAAGCGGCTGACGGCAAGGTATTGAGCCACAAACTGGCAATCAATATCGATAACAAGGGTGTGAAGTAAGAGAGGGCGGCGACCAATGTGGCGTTGCCTTTTTTCATGGCAATATCCCAGCACAGATAGGCCAGCGCAGTATTGGCTCCCATCAGTAACAGCTCAAAAGTGGCGCGCTGAGTGAAATGCAACTTGCCGGGGGTCAGCATAAAAAACATCACCCACAGACACAGGGCGCAGGCGAGTAAAAAGAGTGGCAATGCCCCTGGCCCGTGGCTGTATATCCGCACCAAATTGGAATAACCTGCCCAGGTAAAGGCCGCAATTAGCGCCAGACTGTAAGCCAGCGGATTACTGCTGATATTAGTTTTCAAGATACTTACATCCAACCCATCTCCGCCACTCACCACCCAAATAACGCCAAACAGCGCCAAAGCAGCCCCCGGCCACAGCCACCAACGCGCCCGGAGTTTGAGTAAGGGCACCGCCAGCAGCAGAGTCAGACTGGGCCACAGATAATTAATCAGGCCGATTTCGAGCGTTTGCTGGCGGTCATTTGCCATCCCTATGGCTAAAGCAAAAGCCACCATATACACCACAAACAGCGCGCCACAACCATACAGATAAGCCGGATGCTGCCCGCGCAAAGTGGGTTTCCCGGCGACCAACCACACCAAAATTCCACTGACAGTGTAGATTGCCGCTCCGGCACCAAATGGCCCCAATGTCTCAGACAGCCCCCGCGTCAAGGCGACACTCATGCTCCAAAGCAGGATCGCAATAATGCCATACAGGGTAGGGAGGCGGTTCATGGGGCATTATCCTTATGCAACTTCAGACAGAAAAATAGGATCCTCTTATACATCGTCAGTCAGGATGATGGGAATAGTTGCAGCCAATTATTTGCTCAATGAGTCAGGGGTTAAAACAGTAAATCAGCCAAACTGCCATAATATCTTCACCTCAAATTAAGTAGGCTAGCCAGTGAGTTATTCTCTCTGGTTGACTTGCCGATTTCCTGTTAGGTGACAAATCAGCCGCGCATCCCTCACCACACCAGGAAGGTGATTTATGGCCGGATTTGCTTATCAACGTGTGCGTATACTGAGCTGAATACTGATTTATTTGACTGCGGTTCACCCTTTGCATCCGGCCATTGCAGCCGGTATTCAAGCCGCAGACCGCCAAACAACAGTGAAACTTTACGGCGAGATCCCGGTGGTCAATATTGCCACGCCCAACGCTGCTGGGGTATCTCATAACCGCTATCATGACTTTAATATTCCCCGTGCTGGGGCGGTGTTAAATAACGGCCAAGTGGATGTCAATTCGGAATTAATCGGCCATCTGGCGGCCAATCCACATTTAACGGGTGATAGCGCTCAGTTAATTATTAACGAAGTGACGAGCCGTCAGCCTTCATCTCTGGAAGGAATGCTGGCAATTTTTGGTCAAAAAGCCAATGTAATTATCGCCAACCCCAATGGCCTGATTGCCAATAATAGCTGGTTTAGCAAAATCGACACGATAACGTTAACCACCGGCACTCCGATACTGAATCGGCAAGGGGCGCTGGAGCAGCTAAATGTCGTGGGCGGTGCTATCACTATCGGTGATAAAGGATTCAATACTCTTAATCAGAATGATACTGCCATCATCAGTCGCACTCTAAAACTTGACGGTAAAATCTATGCAAATCAGCTTGATATTATTCTGGGTGTTAATCAGGTTGATTATCAGAATGGGCATATTCAACCTTTACCTGCGGCAGGAACTGCCCCTGCGCTGGCGATAGATACCCGCGCTCTTGGTGGAATGTATGCTGATCGTATCCGTTTGGTATCAACGGAAAAAGGCGTGGGCGCTAACCTTAAAAATACTTTCAGTACCAAAGGAGATATCAATATTGATGTCGCGGGCAATGTGACATTAGGTGATATTCGAGCGAACAAAGATCTGAATATTGTCGGAAAGACAATTACCCTCGCGGAGGGAAGTACATTATTCAGTATACGCGATACTACATTGGTCAGCCAACAATTTAATAATTCCGGAGAGGTATTTTCTGATCGTGATATACGTATATTTGGTGATCAAGTACGTAATACCGGTCAGCAAGCAAAACTTCTTGCGTGGAATAATCTCTGGATACAAAAAGATGCCGAGGGGAATAAAAATACTCTGGTTGAAAATAAGTCCGGTGCCATTAAAACAATAAATGGTGATTTAATTATTCGCACCGAAAAACTGGAAAATAGCCGCCCGATAGTGACTGCCGGGTGGCAGAAATTAATTCCGGATTCGCGCCAACTTAATGATTACGATGACGATAGCGATTCGCCGGGCAAAGTTATCATCACATTAGAATACGACTGGCCCACCCGAGATCTGCCCGAAAAATGGTTTGGTGCCATCGAAACCGGTGAATGGCAAAGCGGTGTCTGGCGGATCAACACTGAAAAAAGTGTTTGGCAACTAAATTCATCATCACCGGCTGCCACCCTGTATTCAGGGAATAATTTGTATATTAATGCCAGCCAGTTAGAGAATAAAAACAGCCACATCAGTGCCACGAAAGATATTTTCCTGACCGGTAATGATTTTTTAAACAGCAGCGCCAGTGACTGGGTAAAAGATGAATTTCGTTATTATAAAGTGGATTATCATGGGCCGGATTATTATGTTTTTCATGACAAACGATTGCTTTACCAGTTAACTGAGGCTGAAAAATACAGTGCGACAATCACGGCGGGTGGAAATATCGTGCTGGACTTTAACAACAATATTCAGTTACAGCGTCTGGTGCCGGAGTTAGATAAAGCTGCTCCCTTATCATTATCCGACTTCACACCGCCGGTATTAAAAGGCCATAATATTTTACTGCATGGTAAGACTATTTCCAGCAGTGATTTAATACAGGCCAGTGGTGATATTACCATTATTGCAGAAGACAGTATTGCATTAGCTAACAGCAGTTTGCGTGGTCAGGATATTTCACTGACAGCACTGAATGATATTGACTCATCATCAAGTGAGTTTTTGGGGCGAAACATTTTATTACTGAGCCGTGAGGGGAATATTAAAACAAACTCACCTGATATTTCTTCGCGTCAGCCAGATGATGCGCGGGTATTTAATCGCATTAAAGCCAGCCACTATTTTACTGCCATTGCAGGTAAAGATATTCAATTAATCGACACCCTTATCCATCCGACAGCTAATATTAGCTTATCGGCCGGACATGATATTAATATTTCACATATACTCAAGCCCGAAGAAATCCTAATTACCGATGGTTTTTTGGATCCAGATAAATATGTGGAAAATATTAACCAACTATTATCGCTATCAAATCGATTAACCAGTAATAGCGACATTACACTGAATGCCGGTAATAACCTGATGTTACAGGGGATCAAGCTAAACGCCGGACAGGATATTAACTTGCACGCTGCTCGTGATATTGAACTGGAACCTTATAATATAACTGTCTGGTCAGATCTTATGGAGCGTTATAATAACAACCATTCAGGCTCTGTATATTATAATATATTCCCTCGCTCCCAAACCCCTGATTATACAGTTCAGATAAATGCCAAAGGAAATACCTTAATTAATGCCGGTCGCGATATTCTGACCCGGGGCAGCAATATTAATGCGGACAATAATCTCACCTTATTAGCCGGGCAACATATTCAACTGGCGGTGCTGCCATACACTGGTATTGATTGGGCTGATGACTCACGCTACACCCGCCACGCCGCTACTCGCCTGAAAGCTGGCAACACTCTGAATGCGCTGGCCAATCATCAGCTTATCACCCAGGGTGCAGAACTCGCCGCTGGCGGTGATATGACACTGACTTCCGGCGGCGATATGCGCTTTGAATCGGTGTTGAACGAGGATCATTATGGCGGTGGCGATAATTCTAGCTACAGAAAACTCCAGCAATCCACTCAGCTTAATAGCGGCGGCACACTGACGTTGATATCAAACGGCAGCATCTTGTTTCAGGCCACCCAGCTGGTGGCCAAAAAAGTGATGGATATTGCGGCTGAGGGCGGCTATCTATTCGCCCAGGCAATGGAAGAAACCAGCCATGCCGAAGAGCGCTGGAGTACCCGTAAGTGGTGGGGGCGGAAAAAATCGCACCATAATGTCCAGCATGCGGCAATCAATAAAGTGACGGAATTCACGGCTGACGGTGATATCAGCCTGTTAAGCCGCGATGACAGCACCTATCAGGCCAGCAAAATTGCCGCAGGGCAGAACGCCAAACTGACCAGTACCCAGGGTAAAGTGATTTTCGAAGCGGTCAAAAACACCACATTTGAGCAAAAAACCAGCTTATCGAAAGGTTTTTACATCAAAAACACCGATAAAGGATATCAGGAAGATAAATGGGTGCTGCCCAGTGTGCAAACGGGGGGCGAGTTTAGGGTAAATGCTGCTGATGGGATTAGCGCGGATGTTAAAGCGCAAAATAACCAATCGGTACAGGCGGCGATTAATGAGCTGGCCACCATTCCCGGCAATGAATGGTTAAAAGACTTACATCGGCGTGATGACGTGCAGTGGCAAAAAGTGATGGATGCCTATCATAGCTGGGATCTCAAAAGCGAGCACCTGAACCCGGTGGTGGCGGCATTGATTGCCATTGGTGTGGCGGTGGCCACTTCTGGCTCAAGTTTGGTTGCCAATGTCAACATTGCTGTTGGTGGTGGGGTAGCTGGCGGGGCGGTCACCGCGGGTATGTCATCGCTGGCCGCACAGGCGGCGGTGGCGTTAGTTGAACATAAAGGCGATTTATCTAAAACATTCAGCACCTTGGGCAGTAAAGAGTCGGTGAAATCCCTGGTGACTTCAATGGCAGTGGGGGGCGCATTGAGCGGGTTTGATTCCCTGATGGGCTTTGATACCGCCGCCGACGGTGTCAGTGCGGCTAAATTACCGCGCCTGAGCAATGGAGACTGGAGCAAGGTCGCGCAGCGGGTAGCTGGCCAGTCACTTATCAGTTCCAGCCTGAATACCGGCATCAACGGCGGCAGTTTTAAAGATAATTTTACCACCGCACTGTTAGCCAATATAGGCGGTCAGTTACATGCCGAAGGGGCGAACCTTATCGGTGACAATGGCCGCGTATTGGGGGGCGCGGGTAAAGCGCTGAGTCATGCAGTCGTGGCGGGCGTGGCGGCTGAAATTGGTGGTGGTGATGCGAAAGGTGCGGCGGCCGGGGCACTGGCCGCCGAGCTGGCCGGTGCGGTGATGGGCGAGAACTTTATCGGCTCACAAAACTGGCAGGAGAAATCTGAACGTCAGGCTCAGTTATCCCGATTCTTAGGGGGTGTGGCGGGCGCGGTGTTTACTGGCAAAGCCGAGGGGGCATACAGCGGCGCTAATGCTGCCGAAACCACTTTTCGTTATAACTATCTCAGCCATCATCAACAAAAGTTGATGGAAGCTGAAATGAACGCTGCGAGGACAGTGGCGGATAAAGGTAAAGTTTTTATTCGCTGGGGAATGACCAGCGGCAGTCAGGACGGTGCTTTTGCGGCGGGTATTGTGACTGGTGTGCCGGAAGGGCTGTATGACAGTAGCATTGAATTACTGGGGGTATTAAAAGAGCCAAAACAGGCATTTATGGCGCTCAGAGAGCTGGTTAACAGTGATGATGTGGCGGGCACTGTGGCGCAAAGTGTCAAGCGGGACTGGCTGGCACGGATTGACAGAATGGAGGCTCATTATCAGCGGGCGGGCGCAGGAGGAGCCTATGACTCAGGGCGAGAAGCGGGTAAACTGCTGGTTGAGTATGGCGGTTATGTTGCCGGCATTGGCGCGGTAGCAAAAAGCAGCGCACGGCTTGCCGCAGGGCAGGTGAGGAAGTTTGCGGTGCCAAGGATTGCGACGGTAAGCCAGTCGACAACCGGCATTAAATGGGGGCAAGGTATTAGCCAGCAAGGAATGCCGTGGGAGAATTATGTCGGGACACAATTGCCACAAAACTCACGGTTACCGGTAAACTTTAAAACCTTTGATTACTATAATCGCATCTCCCGCACGGCCATCAGTGTAAAAACTCTGGATACCACCACCGCCGCCAGAGTGGCGAATCCAAGGCAAATCTACAATTCGCTGAAAGGGAATATAGATACGGTTGCGAAGTTTCAGGAATATAGTCTTTCAAAGCGGAAACTCGATTCTTCAATGATTTCCAGCAAAGAAATCCAATTAGCCGTGCCTGCCAATACTACCAAAGTACAGTGGGCTGAGATAAATCGGGCAATCGAGTATGGGAAAAGTCAGCGGGTAAACGTTAGGGTAACTCAGGTGAAATGATGAAATTTAACCAAAATCAGGATTATTGGGTCAGTTGCTATTGTACTAATCAGTTTTTGAGTATTGAGACTGATTCTGGCCTTGGTATGGTGGGGAGCGATCCACTTTTTCCCCCGCATCTATTACCACCAGATGCAGATGATCAAAGTATCGGTGAAGCTGTGCTTGTTGCGTTATCAAACAGCCGGACATTATCACTTGAAGAGTCTGCTGAGTTTTTTGATCTTGAAACAGGCAAAGAGCAATATGCTGCCTGGATAGCGATGCTGATGCAGAAATACGGTTATAAAACCAAGCGGGCATTATTTAAGGATATGAAAAAATGCTCTATTCATTGTCTTAATGATGTGATCACCATCTCCCCAAGCCGCCATGAAAAACTGGAGGCATGGGGGGGAACGGGGCGCGGCGGAAGCGATAAAGTTATTCTACCCGTTAATAGCCCTCCTGGTGAAATCGGTGCCGCATTGCGATTAGCCCTCAGTCGCTGCAAAGGCTAATAGTTAACATCTTACTTACCCAACTACCTTAATCAAAAATCCCGGTCAAAAGCCGGGATTTTAAACCTGATTTTACCTTTGCTCCATCACACTTCTGGCACATTGCGGCCATAGTAGATTTCCTGCATCTCTTTGTATAGCAGGCGGGTAATTCGCTCTCTTTCTGCGGCGCTCAGCTCTTCTGGTTTGGCGTTAAACAGATAATGCTTCAAATCGAAATCTTTCAGCATCATCTTGGTATGGAAGATGTTTTCTTGATAAACATTGACATCCATCATGTGATACAGCGATTTCATATCGTCAGACATAAAGTTCTGAATCGAATTGATTTTATGATCGATAAAGTGTTTAACGCCGTTGATATCACGGGTAAAACCGCGCACCCGGTAATCCATGGTAACGATATCGGATTCCAATTGGTGGATAAGGTAATTCAGTGCTTTCAGTGGTGAAATGACGCCACAGGTAGAGACTTCAATATCTGCACGGAAAGTGCATAACCCTGCTTCAGGGTGGCTTTCCGGATAGGTATGGACGCAAATATGGCTCTTATCCAGATGGGCGACCACTGCATTCGGTAGTGGGCCGGGGTGCTCGGAGTTATCAACATCGCGCGGATCAACTGGCTCTTCGCTGACCAAAATGGTGACACTCGCTCCCTGAGGATCGTAATCCTGACGGGCAATATTCAAAATATTCGCGCCAATAATCGAGCAAGTTTCAGTCAAGATCTCGGTCAGGCGGTTGGCATTATACTGTTCGTCAATGTAGGCGATATAGCCATCGCGGTCGTCTGCGGTTTCGGCATAACAAATATCGTAAATACAAAAACTCAGGCTTTTCGTCAGGTTGTTGAAGCCGTGTAGTTTAAGCTTGGACAATTTAGTTCACCTCCTTACGGATTATCAACATTTGGCGGTTAAGGCATCCAGCAAATACTGCGGCAAGGCAAAGCTGCCGACATGAATCGCGGGGTTATAGTAGCGGCAGGTCAGGCCCGCTTCGACAAAACGCTGTTGTAGCGTGGCTATATCTAATTGGCGCAACTGTGGGTTTTGTGTCGCCCAAGCGAAAGTCATGATACCGCCGTAATAGGTCGGAATGGCGGCCTGATAAAAACTGACATCTTTAAAATAGTGGCTAAGCTTGTTATGGCTGTCGACCGCTTCATCTTGTTGCAGGAAGCACACGCCGTTTTGCGCCACAAAAATGCCGCCCTCATTCAAACTAAGGGCGCATCCCTCATAGAAAGCAGAGGTAAACAGACTTTCTCCTGGTCCAATGGGGTCAGTGCAGTCAGAGATAATGACATCGAATTTTTCGTGCGTTTGATTAACGAAATTGACGCCATCATCAATCACTAATTTGAAACGAGGGTCATCATAAGCACCCGCATTATGATTCGGGAGATACTGGCGGCAGAATTCGACAACACCGGCGTCAATTTCCACCATGGTAATCTGTTCGATATTTTTGTGGCGGCTGACTTCACGTAGCATCGCGCCATCGCCGCCGCCAATGATCAGCACTTTCTTTACCTGACCGTGGGCCAACAAAGGGACGTGTGTCATCATTTCGTGATAGATAAATTCATCGCGCTCAGTGGTTTGCACCACGCCATCCAACGCCATTACCCGACCCAGCACCGGGTTCTCAAAAATCACCAAATCCTGATGCTCGGTTTTTTCGCGGTACAGTACATTTTCTACTGAAAAATACTGACCGAAGTTGGCATGTAATGTTTCATACCATAGTTCTTTCTGTGACATGTTCGGGGCTTCTCCTTCGCAGTAACAGCCATGAAAAATGGGGGCAACATCATAGCCAACTCTGGCTGAGGTTGCACGGTTGAATTTCAGACTGATAGGGTAAATGCGGGGTCGCTAGTTAGCGTAGGCCAATAAACTTAAAGAGTCACGAGCCAGAGATTTGCATTTGGTCGGAACGGGGAGCGCAATACCACGTAGGTCGCGATAGCTCTCTTCACCCAACGCATTCATATTGAAGCTACTGTAGTTACGCAGGTCCCAGCGATTTTGTTGAGCAAAATAGACAATTGCTCGTTTGATTTCATTATTAGGTAATTCCTTATAGCCGCAATCATTTTTCAGATAAACGAATACCGCAGTCAGATCGGCAAGATCTTCTGCTTCAGATTCACTTAATGCAGAACTGGCAGATGAGAATCCGCACAGGGCAAGCAGCAGCATAACTAATGTTGTTCTTTTCATCGCGGAAATAGGCTTATTCATTGTTAACAGACGTTATCACACTGTGATGGTTCAGAGTAAATTTTATTATGTCCTTAGTGTGGGCATATACGGAGGTTGATTCACAAAGTGATTGATTACAGCTTGACCTTCCCTTTAGGGGAAGGTTTATGCTGGCGGATAATGCTGTTCTTGTGCTAAGCGAGCACTTACTCACGATAAGTCTTATCATTATCGACAATCAGAATGGAGACGACCATGCATCGCCGTGATTTTATCAAGTTAACGGCAGCTCTTGGAGCCGCCACTTCACTGCCTTTATGGAGCCGCGCGGCTTTAGCCGCAGATTTTTCACCTTTACCTATCCCGCCACTACTGCTCCCGGATGCCAGTGGCAATATTAATTTGAATATCCAAACTGGCACTATGGCCTGGTTGCCCTCCGCCGCCACGCAAACTTGGGGCTATAACGGCAACTTATTAGGGCCAGCTATTCGTTTGCAGCGCGGCAAGCCGGTTACTATTCACATAACAAATTCCTTACCGGAAGCCACGACGGTGCACTGGCACGGCCTGGAAATCCCCGGCGATGTTGACGGAGGGCCGCAAGCACTGATTCAGCCAGGAGCAAAACGCCAGGTGGCATTGACGGCAGAACAGCCCGCCGCCACTTGTTGGTTCCATCCCCATACCCACGGTAAAACCGGCCGTCAGGTCGCGATGGGGCTGGGCGGATTGGTGCTAATAGATGATAGTGACAGTGAAAAACTGCCGCTGCCAAAACAGTGGGGCGTGGATGACATTCCGGTCATTTTGCAGGATAAATTGCTGGGTAAAGATGGCCAGGTTGACTATCAACTGGATGTGATGACGGCGGCGGTGGGCTGGTTTGGTGACCGGATGCTCACTAATGGTGCCAGCTATCCGCAGCAGATTACGCCGCGCGGTTGGGTGCGCTTGCGGTTATTGAATGGGTGCAATGCGCGTTCCCTGAATCTCGCCCTCAGTGATGGCCGCCCAATGTATGTGATTGGCAGTGACGGCGGATTACTGGCAGAGCCGGTCGCGGTGCGCGAGTTGCCGATATTGATGGGCGAACGTTTTGAGGTGCTGGTGGATACTTCCGACGGCAAAGCACTTGATTTGGTCACTTTGCCGGTCAAACAAATGGGCATGACATTGGCTCCGTTTGATAACCCCTTGCCGGTATTACGCATTCAACCCTCATTGACTGCGGGCAGTAAAACATTGCCGGATTCTCTGGTCATCGTGCCGCCGCTGGTGGAGGTCACCGCTTTGCCAGAGCGCTGGTTCCAACTGATGATGGACCCCAAATTGGATATGTTGGGTATGCAGGCGCTAATGAGCCGCTATGGTATGCAGGCCATGGCGGGCATGAGCATGGACCACGGCAATATGGGAGGAATGGATAATGGTGCTATGGGCGGTATGGATCACAGCAATATGAAAGGCATGAACCATAGCGCGATGACAGCGGCTCCGGCTTTTGATTTCAGTCACGCCAATATGATTAATGGCAAAGCATTCTCAATGACCGACGCGGCGTTTGATGCCAAGCAGGGCAAATACGAGAAATGGACTATTTCCGGTGAGGGCGACATGATGCTCCATCCATTCCATGTCCACGGCACGCAGTTCCGTATTTTGAGTGAGAATGGCAAACCGCCAGCAGAGCATCGCCGTGGTTGGAAAGATACGGTGCGAGTGGAAGGCGCGCGCAGTGAGATATTAGTGCGCTTTAATCATCTGGCCCCGGCCAGTACCCCTTATATGGCCCATTGCCACCTGTTGGAGCATGAAGATACCGGCATGATGCT
Coding sequences within it:
- the speD gene encoding adenosylmethionine decarboxylase, translated to MSKLKLHGFNNLTKSLSFCIYDICYAETADDRDGYIAYIDEQYNANRLTEILTETCSIIGANILNIARQDYDPQGASVTILVSEEPVDPRDVDNSEHPGPLPNAVVAHLDKSHICVHTYPESHPEAGLCTFRADIEVSTCGVISPLKALNYLIHQLESDIVTMDYRVRGFTRDINGVKHFIDHKINSIQNFMSDDMKSLYHMMDVNVYQENIFHTKMMLKDFDLKHYLFNAKPEELSAAERERITRLLYKEMQEIYYGRNVPEV
- the cueO gene encoding multicopper oxidase CueO → MHRRDFIKLTAALGAATSLPLWSRAALAADFSPLPIPPLLLPDASGNINLNIQTGTMAWLPSAATQTWGYNGNLLGPAIRLQRGKPVTIHITNSLPEATTVHWHGLEIPGDVDGGPQALIQPGAKRQVALTAEQPAATCWFHPHTHGKTGRQVAMGLGGLVLIDDSDSEKLPLPKQWGVDDIPVILQDKLLGKDGQVDYQLDVMTAAVGWFGDRMLTNGASYPQQITPRGWVRLRLLNGCNARSLNLALSDGRPMYVIGSDGGLLAEPVAVRELPILMGERFEVLVDTSDGKALDLVTLPVKQMGMTLAPFDNPLPVLRIQPSLTAGSKTLPDSLVIVPPLVEVTALPERWFQLMMDPKLDMLGMQALMSRYGMQAMAGMSMDHGNMGGMDNGAMGGMDHSNMKGMNHSAMTAAPAFDFSHANMINGKAFSMTDAAFDAKQGKYEKWTISGEGDMMLHPFHVHGTQFRILSENGKPPAEHRRGWKDTVRVEGARSEILVRFNHLAPASTPYMAHCHLLEHEDTGMMLGFTVSA
- a CDS encoding YacC family pilotin-like protein, which codes for MKRTTLVMLLLALCGFSSASSALSESEAEDLADLTAVFVYLKNDCGYKELPNNEIKRAIVYFAQQNRWDLRNYSSFNMNALGEESYRDLRGIALPVPTKCKSLARDSLSLLAYAN
- a CDS encoding DUF637 domain-containing protein; this encodes MTAVHPLHPAIAAGIQAADRQTTVKLYGEIPVVNIATPNAAGVSHNRYHDFNIPRAGAVLNNGQVDVNSELIGHLAANPHLTGDSAQLIINEVTSRQPSSLEGMLAIFGQKANVIIANPNGLIANNSWFSKIDTITLTTGTPILNRQGALEQLNVVGGAITIGDKGFNTLNQNDTAIISRTLKLDGKIYANQLDIILGVNQVDYQNGHIQPLPAAGTAPALAIDTRALGGMYADRIRLVSTEKGVGANLKNTFSTKGDINIDVAGNVTLGDIRANKDLNIVGKTITLAEGSTLFSIRDTTLVSQQFNNSGEVFSDRDIRIFGDQVRNTGQQAKLLAWNNLWIQKDAEGNKNTLVENKSGAIKTINGDLIIRTEKLENSRPIVTAGWQKLIPDSRQLNDYDDDSDSPGKVIITLEYDWPTRDLPEKWFGAIETGEWQSGVWRINTEKSVWQLNSSSPAATLYSGNNLYINASQLENKNSHISATKDIFLTGNDFLNSSASDWVKDEFRYYKVDYHGPDYYVFHDKRLLYQLTEAEKYSATITAGGNIVLDFNNNIQLQRLVPELDKAAPLSLSDFTPPVLKGHNILLHGKTISSSDLIQASGDITIIAEDSIALANSSLRGQDISLTALNDIDSSSSEFLGRNILLLSREGNIKTNSPDISSRQPDDARVFNRIKASHYFTAIAGKDIQLIDTLIHPTANISLSAGHDINISHILKPEEILITDGFLDPDKYVENINQLLSLSNRLTSNSDITLNAGNNLMLQGIKLNAGQDINLHAARDIELEPYNITVWSDLMERYNNNHSGSVYYNIFPRSQTPDYTVQINAKGNTLINAGRDILTRGSNINADNNLTLLAGQHIQLAVLPYTGIDWADDSRYTRHAATRLKAGNTLNALANHQLITQGAELAAGGDMTLTSGGDMRFESVLNEDHYGGGDNSSYRKLQQSTQLNSGGTLTLISNGSILFQATQLVAKKVMDIAAEGGYLFAQAMEETSHAEERWSTRKWWGRKKSHHNVQHAAINKVTEFTADGDISLLSRDDSTYQASKIAAGQNAKLTSTQGKVIFEAVKNTTFEQKTSLSKGFYIKNTDKGYQEDKWVLPSVQTGGEFRVNAADGISADVKAQNNQSVQAAINELATIPGNEWLKDLHRRDDVQWQKVMDAYHSWDLKSEHLNPVVAALIAIGVAVATSGSSLVANVNIAVGGGVAGGAVTAGMSSLAAQAAVALVEHKGDLSKTFSTLGSKESVKSLVTSMAVGGALSGFDSLMGFDTAADGVSAAKLPRLSNGDWSKVAQRVAGQSLISSSLNTGINGGSFKDNFTTALLANIGGQLHAEGANLIGDNGRVLGGAGKALSHAVVAGVAAEIGGGDAKGAAAGALAAELAGAVMGENFIGSQNWQEKSERQAQLSRFLGGVAGAVFTGKAEGAYSGANAAETTFRYNYLSHHQQKLMEAEMNAARTVADKGKVFIRWGMTSGSQDGAFAAGIVTGVPEGLYDSSIELLGVLKEPKQAFMALRELVNSDDVAGTVAQSVKRDWLARIDRMEAHYQRAGAGGAYDSGREAGKLLVEYGGYVAGIGAVAKSSARLAAGQVRKFAVPRIATVSQSTTGIKWGQGISQQGMPWENYVGTQLPQNSRLPVNFKTFDYYNRISRTAISVKTLDTTTAARVANPRQIYNSLKGNIDTVAKFQEYSLSKRKLDSSMISSKEIQLAVPANTTKVQWAEINRAIEYGKSQRVNVRVTQVK
- the speE gene encoding polyamine aminopropyltransferase, whose product is MSQKELWYETLHANFGQYFSVENVLYREKTEHQDLVIFENPVLGRVMALDGVVQTTERDEFIYHEMMTHVPLLAHGQVKKVLIIGGGDGAMLREVSRHKNIEQITMVEIDAGVVEFCRQYLPNHNAGAYDDPRFKLVIDDGVNFVNQTHEKFDVIISDCTDPIGPGESLFTSAFYEGCALSLNEGGIFVAQNGVCFLQQDEAVDSHNKLSHYFKDVSFYQAAIPTYYGGIMTFAWATQNPQLRQLDIATLQQRFVEAGLTCRYYNPAIHVGSFALPQYLLDALTAKC
- the yddG gene encoding aromatic amino acid DMT transporter YddG; the protein is MNRLPTLYGIIAILLWSMSVALTRGLSETLGPFGAGAAIYTVSGILVWLVAGKPTLRGQHPAYLYGCGALFVVYMVAFALAIGMANDRQQTLEIGLINYLWPSLTLLLAVPLLKLRARWWLWPGAALALFGVIWVVSGGDGLDVSILKTNISSNPLAYSLALIAAFTWAGYSNLVRIYSHGPGALPLFLLACALCLWVMFFMLTPGKLHFTQRATFELLLMGANTALAYLCWDIAMKKGNATLVAALSYFTPLLSILIASLWLNTLPSAAFWPGVAMVVAGSLLCWSASRSAIEK
- a CDS encoding contact-dependent growth inhibition system immunity protein; amino-acid sequence: MKFNQNQDYWVSCYCTNQFLSIETDSGLGMVGSDPLFPPHLLPPDADDQSIGEAVLVALSNSRTLSLEESAEFFDLETGKEQYAAWIAMLMQKYGYKTKRALFKDMKKCSIHCLNDVITISPSRHEKLEAWGGTGRGGSDKVILPVNSPPGEIGAALRLALSRCKG